Proteins co-encoded in one Malus sylvestris chromosome 7, drMalSylv7.2, whole genome shotgun sequence genomic window:
- the LOC126627924 gene encoding UDP-glycosyltransferase 88A1-like, with the protein MEATAIVLYPSPLIGHLVSMVELGKLILTRHPSLCIHILITTPPYRANDTDSYITSVSAANPSLIFHHLPTISLPPSLSPSRNHETPIFEVLLLNNPYVHQALLSISHNFSIKAFVMDFFCSVGLPIATELNIPSYFFFTSSAANLACFLYLPTIHSITDKSLKDLNILLNIPGVQPIPSSDMPKPILERNNKVYEHFQESSKQFPKSAGIIVNTFESLEPRVLRAIWDGLCLTENVPTPPVYPIGPLIISHGGGGRGAEYLKWLDSQPSGSVVFLCFGSLGLFSKEQLKEIAIGLENSGHRFLWVVRNPPAQNQIGLAIKESDPELKSLLPDGFLDRTKGRGLVVKSWAPQVAVLNHNSVGGFVSHCGWNSVLESVCAGVPIVAWPLYAEQRFNRVVLVEEIKIAMPMNESEDGFVRAAEVEKRVTELMDSEEGESIRKRTKDLQNDAHAALGETGSSRVAFTKLLEFWGKTC; encoded by the coding sequence ATGGAGGCGACAGCTATAGTTTTATATCCATCACCTCTAATTGGGCACTTAGTCTCCATGGTAGAGCTAGGCAAGCTCATACTCACCCGCCACCCTTCTCTGTGCATCCACATCCTCATCACCACCCCGCCCTACCGTGCCAACGACACCGACTCATACATCACCTCCGTCTCCGCCGCCAACCCTTCCCTCATTTTCCACCACCTCCCCAccatctccctccctccctccctctcccccTCCCGCAACCACGAAACCCCAATCTTCGAAGTCCTTCTCCTCAACAACCCTTACGTCCACCAAGCCCTCCTCTCCATCTCCCACAACTTCTCCATCAAAGCTTTTGTCATGGACTTCTTCTGCTCTGTCGGGCTCCCCATTGCCACCGAGCTGAACATCCCCAGCTACTTCTTCTTCACATCCAGCGCCGCCAACCTCGCTTGCTTCCTCTACCTCCCCACCATTCACAGCATCACTGACAAAAGCCTCAAAGACCTAAATATCCTTCTCAACATTCCAGGAGTCCAGCCGATTCCTTCCTCCGATATGCCGAAACCGATTCTTGAACGAAACAACAAAGTGTATGAACATTTCCAAGAAAGCTCAAAGCAGTTCCCGAAATCAGCTGGGATTATCGTAAACACGTTTGAATCTCTCGAACCCAGAGTTCTCAGAGCAATATGGGACGGTCTGTGCTTGACGGAGAACGTTCCAACTCCACCGGTCTACCCCATCGGACCGCTGATTATTTCCCATGGCGGTGGAGGCCGCGGGGCCGAGTATTTGAAATGGCTGGACTCACAGCCAAGTGGAAGCGTGGTGTTCCTCTGTTTTGGGAGCTTGGGATTGTTTTCAAAGGAGCAGTTGAAGGAAATTGCGATTGGGTTGGAGAATAGTGGGCACAGATTTTTGTGGGTGGTCCGTAATCCTCCAGCCCAAAATCAAATTGGGCTGGCTATTAAAGAGTCCGATCCGGAATTGAAATCTTTGCTTCCGGACGGGTTCTTGGATCGGACTAAGGGTCGGGGTCTCGTGGTCAAGTCATGGGCCCCGCAAGTGGCAGTGTTGAATCACAACTCGGTGGGTGGGTTTGTGAGTCATTGCGGGTGGAACTCGGTGTTGGAATCGGTGTGTGCCGGTGTGCCGATTGTGGCTTGGCCGCTCTACGCGGAGCAGAGATTCAATCGAGTGGTTTTGGTGGAGGAGATTAAGATTGCTATGCCGATGAACGAGTCAGAAGACGGGTTTGTGAGAGCAGCGGAGGTGGAGAAGCGAGTTACGGAGTTGATGGACTCGGAGGAGGGCGAGTCGATCAGGAAGCGTACAAAGGATTTGCAAAACGATGCCCATGCAGCATTGGGTGAGACCGGGTCGTCTCGGGTTGCATTTACTAAACTACTTGAATTCTGGGGCAAAACCTGTTAG